The sequence below is a genomic window from Burkholderia contaminans.
GCGCAGCACCGAGCTGCACGGGTCGCTGAAAATCAGCGCGCCGCTGTCGTTCGGGATCACGCACGTGTCGCCGCTGATCGCCGAATTCCTGTCCGCACACCCGGCCGTGCGGCTGAACCTCGACCTGACCGACCGGCGCGTCGACCTGATCGGCGAGGGCTTCGACCTGGTGCTGCGGATCGGCTCGCTCGAGGATTCGACGCTGATCGCGCGCCCGCTCGGCGCATGGCGGATGATTGCGTGCGCGAGCCCCGCCTACCTGAAGCGGCAGGGCACGCCACAGACGCCGGCCGATCTCGCCGGCCATACGTGCGTGCTGTACGGGCGCGAGCGGCGCATCGGCTGGGAATTCCGCGTCGACGGCGTGGCGCGCACGTTCGACGTGCAGGGGCCGCTGGTCGCGAACAATGGCGAGGTGGTGCGGGACGCGGCGATTGCGGGCCTTGGTATCGCGCTGCTGCCGGATTTCATCGTCGGCGGTGCGCTCGACAGCGGTGCGCTCGTGCCGGTGCTCGACGCGTATGCGCCGTCGCCGATCGCGCTCAATGCGGTGTTTCCGCAGCATCGGGAAGGGTTCGTCACGCTGCGCACGTTCATCGGGTTTCTCGCGGAACGGCTCGGCGCGGCTGCGCCGGCGGGGAAGGACGGAGCCGGGCGGGCGCGGTAACGGGCAGGGATGCGGGGAATGAGGGTGCTATTCTCCGCATGATTTGCGGAGAATATTGAGTCGTGCGGTGAATCGGTGAGATAATCTCCGCATCATGAGCGGAGATTACACCTACATCTGGGAGTCGGCCGACTGGCCCGCGTGGCGCTTCGACCTCCCCGCACTGGCGACGCCCCTCGCCGACGTCAGCCGTGCGCAAGGCATGCTGGCCGGGCGGCTGGCGGACGTCGGCCTGGCGTTGCGCGACGAGGCCAGCCTCGCCGCGCTGACGGAAGATGTCGTCAAGACGAGCGCCATCGAGGGCGAAAGCCTGAACGTCGCGTCGGTCCGGTCGTCGATCGCGCGCCGGCTCGGCGTCGATATCGGCGCGCTGGCGCCGGTCGATCGTCATGTCGAGGGCGTGGTCGACATGGTGCTGGACGCGACGACCCATGCGGCGGCGCCGGTCACGGACGCCCGTCTGTTCGGGTGGCATGCGGCGCTGTTCCCGACCGGCTACTCGGGGATGTCGCGGATCACGGTCGGCGGCTGGCGCACGGACGCGACGGGGCCGATGCAGGTCGTGTCCGGGCCGATCGGCCGGCAGCGCGTGCATTTCGAGGCGCCGCCCGCCGCGCGCGTCGCCAGCGAGATCGGGCGCTTTCTCGCGTGGCTCAATGCCGCACCGGCCGAGCCCTTGCTGATCCGCGCCGGCCTTGCCCATCTGTGGTTCGTCACGCTCCATCCGTTCGACGACGGCAACGGCCGGATTGCGCGTGCGCTCGGGGATCTGGTCCTCGCGCGCGCCGACCGCAGCCCGCAGCGTTTCTACAGCCTGTCGGCGCAGATCCAGCGCGAGCGCAACGCGTATTACGACGTGCTGGAGCGGACGCAACGCGGTTCGCTCGACGTCACGGAATGGCTCGCGTGGTTCCTGACCGCGCTCGGCAGGGCCATCGATCACGCGCACACGACGCTCGACGCGGTGCTGGTCAAGGCGCGCTTCTGGCAGCGCTGCGCGGGCCTCGCGATGAACGAACGCCAGGTGAAGGTCATGAATCGCCTGCTCGACGGCTTCGAGGGGAAGCTGACTTCCACCAAGTGGGCGGCGCTCGCGAAATGCTCGCAAGACACCGCGCTGCGGGACATCACCGAACTCGTCGAGCACGGTGTGCTGCGCCGCTCGTCGTCCGGTGGGCGGAGCACGAGTTACGAGCTGGCGCCGGTCGACGGCTGACGCCGGCCGGGGTCATGACCGGCGGGCGTTGGCCGCGACGGAGCGGAGTCGTGTTGCCGCTCCGATCGTTTCCTCATCGACCGGGCGGTGGCTCGCTTCGGTCCGCACCTGTCCGCATGGCCGTGACCCAAGCGATTGCCCGCGCCTGTTTGTCCAATGCCGCGTGGCCGCAGGAACGGTTGAGTTGACATCGACCGATCGATTGATCGGCGCCCCGCATTCGGGTTAGGCTTCGGCGAGTAACGGCCTGCGCCGCATGCCGGGCCGGGCGTTTTTACCTCGAATGCCGCGTGCAGGTAGCGTCTACAGGCGCGCGATCGTGCGACGAGCCAAGCCGATGACCCTCCAGAACCGATCGAATGCGCGCGGGCAAACCGCGTTTCCCGCCAGTGACGCAGCGCGCACGCCACTGCGATCCATCGTGGCGGCTGCACTGTTGACGCTGCTGCCGCTCGCCGCGCATGCCGCGGGCTTCGACTGCGCGAAAGCCGCGTCGCCAACCGAGAAGGCAATCTGCGCGAACGCCGCGCTGTCGAAGCTCGACGGCGATCTGGCGGTGGCATGGAAGCAGGCGCTCGGAAAAGGCGGTGACACGGCCGCGCTGAAAGCCGCGCAGTTGAAATGGCTCAAGCAGCGCGACCGGTGCGGCGGCGACGAGCAGTGCCTCGGCGACCGCTACCGCGAACGGCTCGCGAGCCTGAACGGCAAGCCGCTGGCCGCCGACCGCTGGCAGCAGACGTGGTACATGACGAGCGACAACCCGTCGTTCGGCGGCGTGCTGACGTTCACCGGCACGGCGCCGCGCCTGCATTTCGAGCTGAGCGGCAACAACGGCGCGAATACGGGCGGGCTCGATGGCGACATCGTGCTGCACGGCGACAGCGGCACCTATCGCCAGGACAAATGCCGGCTCGATTTCGAACGGAAGGGCGGGCGTATCGGCATCACGCAACACGGCGCGGATGTCGATTGCGGTGCGGGCTCGGGAGTTTTCTACGGCGGCCAGTATGTGACCGCGTCGCAGTTCCAGGCCAAACCGGCGGCCGACCTGCTGAGCCTCAAGGTCGTCGACGACGCGACGCAGAACGCGACCGCGCACAAACTGCTCGGCGCCGATTACCAGACGCTCGTCGACAACGTCAATTACAGCGCCGACGAAAAGGATCTCGACGGGCTGAACGCGCATGTGGCGTCGTACTGGGTGCGCGGCATCGCGACGACGAATGCGGCGATCGTGATGCGCCGCGGTAACGACCTGTGGATCGGGCTGCTCGTGTTCGACGCGAAGAACGATGTCCGGATGCGCTATTACACGAACGTGCCGGCGTGGAAGAAGCGCGTGCCGAAGACCATCCAGGCGTGGCACGACAATCTCGACAAGACGCTGCCGGTCGACGTGATGCAGTGATTGACGGGCAAGCCGGGCAGCCGAAGGCGCCCGGTGCGTCTTTATTTCTTAAGTCCTGCCCGAGCGTGTGCAGGCGCCGCGGCCGATTCCCGCGTGCGCAACTCCGGCAGCACCGCATGACCCGGCCCCGTTGCGCCGTTCTCGAGCGCGTCGAGCAACGCGTGCGCGGCCTGGCGCCCGATCGCGTTGGTGTCGACCCACATCGTCGTCAGGGGCGGCTGGATCTCGCGCGCGAGCGCGATGTCGTCGAACCCGGTGATCGACAATTGCGCGGGCACGTCGATGCCGAGCGCCTGCGCCTCGAGCAACGCGCCCAGTGCGAGCGCATCGTTGCCGCAGATCACGGCCGTCGGCCGCGTGGCCGCGTCGCTGTCGGCGATCGCGCGCAGGCTCGCCCGCCCGAACGCGATCGTGGCCGCGCCTTCGTGCTGATGGACGGGGCGCACCGCGAGCCCGTGCGCGGCCAGCGTGTCGTGAATGCCGCGCAGGCGGGCCTGCACACGGTCGTTGTCGGCGGACGGCTGCATGATGATCGCGAAATCGCGGTGGCCGAGGTCGAGCAGGTGGGTGGTGAGCTGCGCGAACGCCGCGCGATTGTCGAAGCCGATGCAGCAGTGCGGGCTGTCGTCGCGATACGCATAAGTGACGACGTACGGCACGCGGTGCATCGCAAGCAGTTCGAACAGTTCCGGCGGATACGCTTCGCCGACGAGCGACACGGCTTCCACGCCGCGCGACAGCATCGCGCGTACTTGGTCGAGCGCCTGCGCCGGATCGTAGTTCGAGCAGCCGAGGAACAGCGTGATGCCGTGCTCGGCCATGACCGTCTGCATGCCCGCGACTTGCGATGCGAACACCTGGTCGTCGAGCGTCGGAATGATCGCGCCCGT
It includes:
- a CDS encoding Fic family protein; translated protein: MSGDYTYIWESADWPAWRFDLPALATPLADVSRAQGMLAGRLADVGLALRDEASLAALTEDVVKTSAIEGESLNVASVRSSIARRLGVDIGALAPVDRHVEGVVDMVLDATTHAAAPVTDARLFGWHAALFPTGYSGMSRITVGGWRTDATGPMQVVSGPIGRQRVHFEAPPAARVASEIGRFLAWLNAAPAEPLLIRAGLAHLWFVTLHPFDDGNGRIARALGDLVLARADRSPQRFYSLSAQIQRERNAYYDVLERTQRGSLDVTEWLAWFLTALGRAIDHAHTTLDAVLVKARFWQRCAGLAMNERQVKVMNRLLDGFEGKLTSTKWAALAKCSQDTALRDITELVEHGVLRRSSSGGRSTSYELAPVDG
- a CDS encoding lysozyme inhibitor LprI family protein, translated to MTLQNRSNARGQTAFPASDAARTPLRSIVAAALLTLLPLAAHAAGFDCAKAASPTEKAICANAALSKLDGDLAVAWKQALGKGGDTAALKAAQLKWLKQRDRCGGDEQCLGDRYRERLASLNGKPLAADRWQQTWYMTSDNPSFGGVLTFTGTAPRLHFELSGNNGANTGGLDGDIVLHGDSGTYRQDKCRLDFERKGGRIGITQHGADVDCGAGSGVFYGGQYVTASQFQAKPAADLLSLKVVDDATQNATAHKLLGADYQTLVDNVNYSADEKDLDGLNAHVASYWVRGIATTNAAIVMRRGNDLWIGLLVFDAKNDVRMRYYTNVPAWKKRVPKTIQAWHDNLDKTLPVDVMQ
- a CDS encoding LysR family transcriptional regulator; amino-acid sequence: MELNDLRIFVATVDAGSFTAAADQLMLSKQFVSRRTMALEASLGVRLLHRNTRNLAVTESGQEFYARAQRILAEIADAEQAMSVRSTELHGSLKISAPLSFGITHVSPLIAEFLSAHPAVRLNLDLTDRRVDLIGEGFDLVLRIGSLEDSTLIARPLGAWRMIACASPAYLKRQGTPQTPADLAGHTCVLYGRERRIGWEFRVDGVARTFDVQGPLVANNGEVVRDAAIAGLGIALLPDFIVGGALDSGALVPVLDAYAPSPIALNAVFPQHREGFVTLRTFIGFLAERLGAAAPAGKDGAGRAR
- a CDS encoding LacI family DNA-binding transcriptional regulator gives rise to the protein MLGDVAKLAGVSTATVSRVYNDPGKVSADVQQRVRDAARALNWIPNAAGRALASTRTHITGAIIPTLDDQVFASQVAGMQTVMAEHGITLFLGCSNYDPAQALDQVRAMLSRGVEAVSLVGEAYPPELFELLAMHRVPYVVTYAYRDDSPHCCIGFDNRAAFAQLTTHLLDLGHRDFAIIMQPSADNDRVQARLRGIHDTLAAHGLAVRPVHQHEGAATIAFGRASLRAIADSDAATRPTAVICGNDALALGALLEAQALGIDVPAQLSITGFDDIALAREIQPPLTTMWVDTNAIGRQAAHALLDALENGATGPGHAVLPELRTRESAAAPAHARAGLKK